GCTGTCGGAACTCGACATCAACCCGCTGATCGTACGGTCGCGCGGCGAAGGGGTGGTGGCGGTCGATGCGTTACTGGTGCTGCGCGGCACCTTACGAAGGAGGCTGCAGTGCTGATCGGCGTACCGCGGGAGATCAAGAGTGACGAGTATCGGGTCGGGCTGACGCCGGAGAGCGTGAAGTCGCTGGTGTCGCACGGGCATCGGGTGCTGGTCGAGACCGGCGCCGGGCTCGGCATCGGCGCGGGTGACGCCGACTACGCAGCCGTCGGTGCCACGGTCGCCGCGACCGCGTCTTCGGTCTGGGCAACCGCCGACCTGATCGTCAAGGTGAAGGAGCCGCAGCCCGACGAGCGGCGGCAATTGCGCGCGGGGCAGGTCCTGTTCACTTACCTGCACCTGGCCAGCGATGCCGCGCAGGCGCAGGACCTGGCTGATAGCGGCGCCACCTGCATCGCCTACGAGACGGTGACCGATGTGCAGGGCCGGTTACCGCTGCTGGCACCGATGTCCGAGGTGGCTGGACGCATGTCGATCCAGGTCGGTGCGCATTTCCTCGAGGCGACACAGGGCGGGCGCGGTGTGCTGCTTGCCGGCGCAACCGGGGTCGATCCGGCGAAGGTCGTGGTGCTTGGCGCCGGCGTCTCCGGCAACAACGCCGCCCGGGTGGCCGCTGCGATGGGGGCAGAAGTGACCGTGCTCGACCGCAGCGCAGCGGCCCTCGCCCGGCTCGATGCGCTGACCGGCGGCACCGTGCGCGGGGTGCTGGCAGACGCAGACGCGATCGCAAGGCATGTGGTGCAGGCTGACCTCGTCGTCGGCGCGGTGCTGGTGCCGGGCGATGCCGCGCCCAGGCTGATCGATCGCAACCTGCTCGGCCGGATGCAGCGCGGTGCGGTGATCGTCGACATCGCGATCGACCAGGGCGGATGCTGCGAGACCTCGCACCCGACGACGCACCGGGCGCCGACCTTCGTCGTCGACGGCATCGTGCACTACTGTGTGGCCAACATGCCGGGCGCCGTGCCGCGCACCTCCACCTATGCGCTCAACCATGCCACCGCGCCGTTCGTGCTCGCACTTGCCGAGCGGGGCGCCACGGCTGCGCTGCGCCACGACCCGCACCTGCGCGCGGGCCTCAACGTGCATCGTGGACAGGTCACGCATTCCGGGGTGGCCCATGCACTGGGCATGGCCGCCATCGACCCGCTCACTGCAATCGGCCAGCCGTGATTGCTATTGCCGGATCCCCGCATCCCGCATCGCCTTGCCCCACTTGGCGATCTCCGCCTTGTGGAAGGCGCTGAACTCCTCGGCGCTGCTGCCGATGCCCTCGATACCCAGGCCGGCAAAGGTCTCCGCGGTATCCGGCGCCTTCACTGCCTTGATCACCGCAGTGGTCAGCGCCTGTGCGATCGGACGCGGCAGCGCCGCCGGCCCGCACATCCCCTGCCAGCTCACGCCTTCGAAGCCCGGCACGCCGCTGTCGGCGATCGGCGGCAGGGAAGGCATCAACGGTGAGCGGGTGCGCTTCGAGACGCCCAGTGCACGCACGCGGCCCGACTTGATGTGCTGCACCGATGCGCTGATCGAATCGAACATCATCTGCAGGTTGCCGGCGAGCAGGTCGTTGGTGGCCGGTGCCGTGCCCTTGTAGGGCACGTGCGTGGCCTTGATGCCGGTCATCGAGACGAAGATCTCGGTGATCAGGTGCGATGCCGAGCCGATGCCGGCCGATCCGAAGCTGATCCAGCCCGGCTTGCTGCGGGCGATCGACACCAGTTCCTGCACGCTCGTGGCGGGCGAGTTGACCGGCACCAGCAGCACGAACGGGGCACCCGAGACCAGCGACAACGGGGTGAGGTCGCGGATGGGGTCGTACTTCACCTTCGAGAGCAGCGGGTTGAACACCGCCACGCTCGAGGTGCATAGCAGGATCGTGTGGCCGTCGGGCCGCGCGACGGTGGTGAGTTCGGCCGCGATCGAGCCACCTGCACCCGACCGGTTGTCGACCACCACCGTCTGTCGCAGGTCTTCGCCCATCTTCTGCGCGACGATGCGAGCGACGATGTCGGCGACGCCACCGGGCGCGAACGGCACGATCATCCGCAGCGGTCGGTCGGGGAAGCCTGCGGGCTGGGCTGCTGCCGTACGCGCCGGCACCAGGGGCGCGGCAGCGAGCATGGCGGCGGTCACGAGCGCGGGGGTGGATTGCAGCAGGGTCGGCGGTCGCCGCGAGTATCGGCGTCTTAGCGGGCGTGGCATCGGGATCTGGCCTCCTCGGTGGCAGTATGGCATGGGCGGGTATCCTGATCCGCATCGCCGACCCGCATCGACAGCTGCCGCGTGCGTGGATACGATCGCGCGCAACGCATACGAAAGGATGACGCGATGCCTGCACCGCATTCACTGACCACCGACGTCAAGCGCGTATCCATCGAGGATGGTGTTGCGCTGGTGACACTGACCCGTCCCCACGTGATGAACGCGGTGAACCTGCAGCTGCGTGCAGAGATCATCGATTTCGCGCGCGAGCTCGACGCCGACCCGTCCGTCGCCGTCGTGGTGATCACCGGCGAGGGCGACCGGGCCTTCTGCGCGGGCGCAGACCTGAAGGAGCGTGGGCAGCGCAGCGTGCAGCAGCTCTACGACGAACGCCGCTTCTTCCGTAACCGCTGGGTGAACTCGGTGGCTTCGATGGCCAAGCCGACCATCGCCGCGATCAACGGCTACTGCCTCGGCGGCGGTTTCGAACTCGCGCTGCAATGCGACCTGCGCATCGCCTCCGACAATGCGACCTTCGCGCTGCCGGAGGTCGGGCTGGGTTTCCTGCCCGGCGCCGGCGGCACGCAGCGGTTGCCGCGTGCGGTCGGTCTGCAGAAGGCGAAGGAGCTGATCTTCACCGGCCGGCGCTTCGATGCGCACGAGGCCGAGCGGCTGGGCATCGTGCTGCGCGTGGTGCCACGGCCGGAACTGATGGCCGTGACGATGGAGCTCGCCCGGTCGATCGCACGCCAGCCGCGCATGTCGCTGATCCAGGCCAAGATCGCACTGAACGCGTCGCAGGAGACGATGCTCTCCGGCGGGTTGCAGGCCGAGAACGAGGCCTGGCTGCCGTGCCTGCTGTCGGATGCGTGGAAGGGGCAGGTGGCGAAGTTCGGGGAGAAGGGTGCAGAGAAGGGCGGGGGCTGATGCCGGCGCGCCTGCGCCGGCAGGCCGTTACCCGTGCCGGGCGCTGCGCTGCCGCTGCGCGCGCTTGTAGAGCATCGTGTAGAACCCGGTGAACATCAGGATCGGCCACAGGAAGACGCTGATCGCGACCCACATGGTCCGGCCGTCCATCGGACCGCGTTCGCCGTTGTCGCTGCGAGAGACAGTACCCTCGCTGAACAGATGGCGGACCGGGTAGGTGGTCAGGCCGAACAGTGCACCGAAGACGAGAAACGAAATGATGATGCTGTTCATGATGCGGCTCCCGTTGTGAGCACGCGCAGGCTGGCGGCGTGCGTGGCGGAAGTCTGACACGCTGGATGGACAATTGCACCTGTCAAATTCGTATGACAGTCGGCATGAAGACATCTTCCGGTGCGTCAGAACAGCGATGCCGCGCCGCGGTCACTCCACCTTGATGTTCGCGCTCGCGACGATCTTGCGGAACTTCTCGACCTCGCTGCGGATGTGCGCATCGAACTGGTCCGGCGACAGCGGTGCCGGTTCCGCGCCCAGGGTGGCCAGCCGTGCCTTGATCTCGGGCAGTTCCATCGAGCGCACGATCTCCTGGTTGAGCCGGTTCACGATCGCACGCGGCGTGCGTGCCGTGGTCAGGATGCCGAACCACGGGTCGAACGCATAGCCCTTCACGCCCGATTCGCCGATGGTCGGCACGTCGGGCAGTGCGCTGGCGCGGGCGCCGGTGGTAGTCGCGATCGCGAGCAGCTTGCCGCTGTTGACCAATGGCACCACGTTCAGCACCGGCGACAGGTTGAAGGTGATGGTGCCGGTCATCGTCGCGGTCATCGCCTCGGGGATGCCCTTGAACGGCACATGCGTGACGTCGATGCCGGCGAGGTTCTTCAGCAGTTCGCCCGCGAGGTGGTTGGCGCTGCCGATGCCCGGCGTCGAATAGGTGAGGGTGCCAGGCTTGGCCTTGGCCAGAGAGATGATGTCCTTGACCGACTTGATGCCCGAAGCGGGTGCCACGACCAGGATGCTGGGCACGTTCGCGAAGCGGGTGATGCCGGCGAAGTCTTTCAGCGTGTCGTAGGGAAGGCTCTTGTAGAGCGCCGCCGACACCGCATGGCCGGCCGACACCGACAGCAGCGTGTGCCCGTCCGGCGTCGCCTTGGCCACGATCTCGGCCGCGACGATGCCGCCGGCGCTGGGCCGGTTGTCGACGATCACCGGCTGGCCCCAGGCTTCGGTCATCCGCTGGCCGGCGATGCGCGGCAGCAGGTCGGCGGTGCTGCCGGCGGAGAAGCCGACGAGGATGCGGATCGGGCGTTTGGGGTAGTCGGGGGCGGTACCCTGTGCAAGGGCGCCCGAGGCCATTGCGAGCAGCAGCATCAACGTGGTCATCCGGCAGTGGGTCATGCGAGGGTTCTCCGTCATGTTGCGCCCAACCGGCGCCTGCATCAGTAGTGCGGCGGCACTTCCTGCCTCGTGCCGTCGCCTGCACCATCCTGCTCGCCCAGCTCCTCCACCTGCCCGCGCAGCCGCATCAGTTCGCGGGCCAGCGCCTCGATCTGCTGCTGCTGTCGCGCCACCGTGCGGTTCAGTTCATCGGCCAGGTCTTCGGTGAAACTCGCCTTGACCTCGAGCGCCATCAGGCGCTCGACGATACCGGCGTTCTCGGTG
Above is a window of Rhodocyclaceae bacterium DNA encoding:
- a CDS encoding SlyX family protein; this translates as MADAGDSTENAGIVERLMALEVKASFTEDLADELNRTVARQQQQIEALARELMRLRGQVEELGEQDGAGDGTRQEVPPHY
- a CDS encoding enoyl-CoA hydratase/isomerase family protein, with amino-acid sequence MPAPHSLTTDVKRVSIEDGVALVTLTRPHVMNAVNLQLRAEIIDFARELDADPSVAVVVITGEGDRAFCAGADLKERGQRSVQQLYDERRFFRNRWVNSVASMAKPTIAAINGYCLGGGFELALQCDLRIASDNATFALPEVGLGFLPGAGGTQRLPRAVGLQKAKELIFTGRRFDAHEAERLGIVLRVVPRPELMAVTMELARSIARQPRMSLIQAKIALNASQETMLSGGLQAENEAWLPCLLSDAWKGQVAKFGEKGAEKGGG
- a CDS encoding tripartite tricarboxylate transporter substrate binding protein, encoding MTHCRMTTLMLLLAMASGALAQGTAPDYPKRPIRILVGFSAGSTADLLPRIAGQRMTEAWGQPVIVDNRPSAGGIVAAEIVAKATPDGHTLLSVSAGHAVSAALYKSLPYDTLKDFAGITRFANVPSILVVAPASGIKSVKDIISLAKAKPGTLTYSTPGIGSANHLAGELLKNLAGIDVTHVPFKGIPEAMTATMTGTITFNLSPVLNVVPLVNSGKLLAIATTTGARASALPDVPTIGESGVKGYAFDPWFGILTTARTPRAIVNRLNQEIVRSMELPEIKARLATLGAEPAPLSPDQFDAHIRSEVEKFRKIVASANIKVE
- a CDS encoding tripartite tricarboxylate transporter substrate binding protein is translated as MLAAAPLVPARTAAAQPAGFPDRPLRMIVPFAPGGVADIVARIVAQKMGEDLRQTVVVDNRSGAGGSIAAELTTVARPDGHTILLCTSSVAVFNPLLSKVKYDPIRDLTPLSLVSGAPFVLLVPVNSPATSVQELVSIARSKPGWISFGSAGIGSASHLITEIFVSMTGIKATHVPYKGTAPATNDLLAGNLQMMFDSISASVQHIKSGRVRALGVSKRTRSPLMPSLPPIADSGVPGFEGVSWQGMCGPAALPRPIAQALTTAVIKAVKAPDTAETFAGLGIEGIGSSAEEFSAFHKAEIAKWGKAMRDAGIRQ
- the ald gene encoding alanine dehydrogenase — encoded protein: MLIGVPREIKSDEYRVGLTPESVKSLVSHGHRVLVETGAGLGIGAGDADYAAVGATVAATASSVWATADLIVKVKEPQPDERRQLRAGQVLFTYLHLASDAAQAQDLADSGATCIAYETVTDVQGRLPLLAPMSEVAGRMSIQVGAHFLEATQGGRGVLLAGATGVDPAKVVVLGAGVSGNNAARVAAAMGAEVTVLDRSAAALARLDALTGGTVRGVLADADAIARHVVQADLVVGAVLVPGDAAPRLIDRNLLGRMQRGAVIVDIAIDQGGCCETSHPTTHRAPTFVVDGIVHYCVANMPGAVPRTSTYALNHATAPFVLALAERGATAALRHDPHLRAGLNVHRGQVTHSGVAHALGMAAIDPLTAIGQP